The following proteins are encoded in a genomic region of Thiomonas sp. X19:
- a CDS encoding phasin family protein: MKWVAWVARQVLFQESRCPDAVISFRIAGLAHGLLTPQCSSLGSLYCCCIGPGAVLACKLHFKERMAMNPEQLIAAQKAQFENLFNMVTKTMDSMEKLVTLSMQTVKSTLQDSAEETMAKMSAKDLQSLTTQQGQWMEPMAERMLSYAQHVQQITSGAQAEIAKNAEAQVAEMHRQFMALVESSAKHAPAGSEPAVAMMKTAIQGANAAYDSVRKASKQAGEMAETNLCAATTAARKSVEAASARSKRKT, from the coding sequence ATGAAATGGGTTGCCTGGGTCGCGCGGCAGGTCCTATTCCAAGAATCGCGCTGCCCTGATGCGGTGATCTCTTTCAGGATTGCTGGCCTGGCGCACGGTCTGCTCACACCCCAGTGCAGTTCCTTGGGTTCCTTGTATTGTTGTTGTATTGGCCCGGGAGCCGTCCTAGCATGCAAACTCCACTTCAAGGAAAGGATGGCCATGAATCCCGAACAGTTGATTGCCGCGCAAAAAGCCCAGTTCGAAAATCTGTTCAATATGGTGACCAAGACCATGGACAGCATGGAAAAGCTGGTGACCCTCAGCATGCAGACCGTGAAGTCCACCTTGCAGGATAGTGCCGAGGAGACCATGGCCAAGATGTCGGCCAAGGATTTGCAGAGTCTGACGACCCAACAGGGCCAGTGGATGGAACCGATGGCCGAACGCATGCTGAGCTATGCCCAACATGTGCAGCAGATCACTTCTGGTGCCCAGGCTGAAATCGCCAAAAATGCAGAGGCACAGGTGGCGGAGATGCATCGCCAGTTCATGGCCCTGGTCGAAAGCTCGGCGAAACACGCCCCAGCTGGCTCCGAGCCCGCCGTGGCGATGATGAAGACGGCCATCCAAGGCGCCAACGCTGCTTACGACTCGGTGCGCAAAGCGTCCAAGCAAGCTGGCGAAATGGCCGAGACGAATCTGTGTGCAGCCACGACTGCCGCGCGCAAATCGGTCGAAGCCGCCTCGGCCAGGTCCAAGCGCAAAACCTGA
- a CDS encoding carboxymuconolactone decarboxylase family protein — protein MDQNRYDRGLAVRKDVLGADYVDAAISSADDFNRDLQSLVTEYAWGEIWSRPGLSRRDRSLLNLGMLTALNRPHELKLHIRGALTNGVTRDEIKEVFLQAVVYCGAPAAIDSFRIAREVFKELGL, from the coding sequence ATGGATCAAAATCGATACGACCGTGGCCTGGCTGTCCGCAAGGACGTGCTGGGGGCCGACTATGTGGACGCTGCCATCAGCAGTGCCGACGATTTCAACCGCGACCTGCAAAGTTTGGTGACCGAGTACGCCTGGGGCGAGATTTGGTCTCGCCCCGGTCTGTCGCGTCGTGACCGCAGCCTGCTCAATTTAGGCATGCTCACCGCACTCAACCGGCCGCACGAACTCAAGCTGCACATTCGGGGAGCCCTCACCAACGGGGTGACTCGGGACGAAATCAAGGAGGTGTTCCTCCAGGCAGTCGTTTACTGTGGCGCACCCGCCGCCATCGATAGTTTTCGCATTGCGCGCGAAGTGTTCAAGGAGCTGGGGCTTTGA
- a CDS encoding ketopantoate reductase family protein, translating to MRILVIGAGVIGGYFGGRLLQAGQNVTFLVRAPHAATRDLRFANPESARPRRHSRTGHRPGGEFAHPLRPHRAVLQGLRPG from the coding sequence ATGCGAATACTTGTCATCGGCGCCGGAGTGATCGGCGGCTATTTTGGCGGCCGGCTGCTGCAAGCAGGTCAGAACGTGACCTTTCTCGTGCGCGCGCCGCACGCTGCAACTCGGGATCTCCGGTTTGCAAATCCAGAGTCCGCTCGGCCACGTCGCCATTCACGAACCGGCCACCGTCCAGGCGGAGAATTTGCGCACCCACTTCGACCTCATCGTGCTGTGCTGCAAGGCTTACGACCGGGATGA
- a CDS encoding YciI family protein — translation MRFMIIVKSNPEFEAQASTGFQPEPTVFAEMAAYHEELARAGVLLEGNGLKPSHTGWRVRYDGQRRTVIDGPFTESRELIAGYTLIQVQSREEALEWARRFPNPVGQGQPAEIEVRQLFELDDFAPSGEVERFRALDAAK, via the coding sequence ATGCGCTTCATGATCATCGTCAAGTCCAATCCTGAATTCGAGGCCCAGGCCAGCACCGGCTTCCAGCCCGAGCCCACCGTATTCGCCGAGATGGCCGCCTACCACGAGGAACTGGCGCGCGCCGGCGTGCTGCTCGAAGGCAACGGCCTCAAACCCAGCCACACCGGCTGGCGCGTGCGTTACGACGGCCAGCGCCGCACCGTCATCGACGGCCCGTTCACCGAATCCAGGGAGCTGATCGCCGGCTACACCCTGATCCAGGTGCAGTCGCGCGAGGAAGCGCTGGAATGGGCGCGGCGCTTTCCCAACCCGGTCGGCCAAGGTCAGCCGGCCGAGATCGAGGTGCGCCAGCTGTTCGAGCTGGACGACTTCGCGCCATCCGGCGAGGTCGAGCGCTTCCGCGCCCTCGATGCTGCGAAATAA